ccagtcctccagtacctccggtCCCCCGGTCCTCTGATCCCCCAGTCCTCCGGTACTTCCAGTCCCCCAGTCCTCTGATCCTCCAGTCCTCCCGTACCTCCAGTCCcccggtcctccagtacctccggtCCCCCAGTCCTCCGGTCCTCCAGTCCTTCAGtcccccagtcctccagtcctccggtcctccagtacctccagtcttCCAGTCCTACAGTCCCCCAGTTCCCTCAGTCCTCcggtcctccagtcctccagtacctccagtcccccagtcctccagtacctccagtcctccggtcctccagtcccccagtcctccagtacctccagttcccccagtcctcccgtcctccggtcctccagtacctccagtcctccagCCTCCCGGTCTTACAGTACCTCCGGTCCCCCAGTCCTCCGGTCCCCCAGTCCTCCGGTACTTCCAGTCCCCCAGTCCTCTGATCCTCCAGTCCTCCCGTACCTCCAGTCCCCCGGTACTCCCgtacctccagtcctccagtacccccagtcCTCCGGTACCTCCGGTCCTCCAGTTCCCCGGTCCTCCAGTCCTCCGGtcccccagtcctccagtacctccggtCCTCCAGTTCCCCCAGTCCTCCCGTCCtccggtcctccagtacctccggtCCCCCAGTCCTCTAGTCCCCCAGTCCTCCGGTACTTCCAGTCCTCTgatcctccagtcctccagtcccctgTACTCCCatacctccagtcctccagtacttCCAGTACCTCCGGTCCCCCGGTCCTCTGATCCCCGGTCCCTCTGGTTTGTCCTCTGGTCCCCGgtcccagtcctccagtacctccagtccccTGTAGTCCTCCAGTCCCCCGGTCCTCAGTACCTCCGGTCCCCCAGTCCCTAGTCCCCCAGTCCTCCCGGTACTTCCAGTCCTCTGATCCTCCAGTCCCCCGGTACTCCGTAcctccagtcctcctgtacctccagtcctccagtaccctggAGTCCCCCCGTCCTCTGATCCCCCGGTCCTCTGGTCCcccggtcctccagtacctccggtCCACCAGTCCTCTGGTCCCCCGGTCCCCtccggtcctccagtacctccagtcctccagtacctccggtCCCCGGTCCTCCTGATCCCCGGTCCTCTGGTCCCCAGGTCCTCTGGTCCCcccggtcctccagtacctcctgtcctccagtacctccggtCCCCCGGTCCTCTGGTCCCCGGTCCTCTGGTCCcccggtcctccagtacctccggtCCCCCAGTCCTCTGGTCTCCCAGTCCTCAGTACCTCCGGTCCCCCAGTCCTCCGGTACCTCCAGTCCTCCGGTACCTCCAGTCCTCCGGTACCTCCAGTTCCTCCGGTCCCCCAGTTCCTAGTactagggagggaggagcgaggacagtatgagggagggagggaggaccgtgctaaggagggaggagggagggcggtactagggagggagggagggaggaggacagtcctaggggaggagggagggaggacagtcctaggagggagggaggggagggaggacagtactagggaggaggagggaggacagtactagggagggagggaggacagtcctagggaggagggaggaggacagtactagggagggagggagggaggacagtactagggaggagggagggaggacagtactagggagggagggagggaggacagtactagggagggagggagggaggactgtactagggaggagggagggagggagggacagcacgaggggggggagggagggaggacagtcctagggagggaggaggaggaccgtgctaaggagggagggagggagggagggcggtactagggagggagggagggaggacagtcctagggagggagggagggagggagggagggagggaggggaggggaggggaggggagggagggagggagggggaggacagtactagggaggggaggggaggaggacagtacgagggaggggagggagggaggacagtacgaggggagggagggaggacagtcctagggagggagggagggaggacagtactagggagggagggagggaggacagtactatggagggagggagtacagtactaggggagggagggaggggagggagggagggggagggagggagggagggagggagggagggagggagggaggggagggagggagggagggagggaggacagtactGGCCAATGTGTCTCCCGTCATCCACATGTAAAGTTGACCAGTGGCCTTTCCAGGCTGAGTGGACATTTGGTCCCCAGAGCCTAGAAGCTGCTTCCTCCTCAAACTTGacctgactgtctggctgactgactgacctcttagctctctctctatctcacccttcccctctctctctcagccatctgTAGTGGGACGGTCTGAGGCTGCTTGATAGGGGGAGAGGCCAGGGGGAGTTTCTGGAGGGTGCCCCAGGTCACTGTCCCCATGTCGGACATCTACCTGGAGATGACTGGGAAGCCTATGGATGGTTGGGCGTTTATATGTGTGACCTCAGCACCATGCTATGGGCAGTGTGACAGTGAGTTGTAGCGACATCTGTTCCCTAGTAGAAGCCCAGTAGACAAGCGTTAGAGGCAGCCCTGTTGTGTGTGTGGATGTTACAGAGAGGGCTTACAGGGCAGTTTATACACCCTGAGCCAATCAGATCATCTTAAACCAACACAGCTAAAGCCCCACAGCTGCCATGGCAAACACAAACAGTCAAGTGCCCTTgacctcagtcacacacacataatatacagttgaagctggaagtttacatacaccttagccaaatacatttaaactcagtttttcacaattcctgacatttaatcctagtaaaaattccctgtcttaggtcatttaggatcaccactttattttaagaatgtgaaatgtcaaaataatagtagagagaataatttatttcagctattatttctttcatcacattccctgtgggtcagaagtttacatacactcaattagtatttgggagcattgcctttacattgtttaacttgggtcaaatattttggatagccttccacaagtttcccacaataagttgggcgaattttggcccattcctcctgacagagctgatgtaacagtcaggtttgtaggcctccttgctcacacgcgctttttcagttctgcccacagattttctatgggattgaggtcagggctttgtgatggccactccaataccttgacttagttgtccttaagccattttgccacaactttggaagtatgcttagggtctttgtccatttggaagacccatttgcgaccaagctttaacttcttgcgtcgagccaacccgaACCGGGATCATGACTACAACCTCAAGCCCATTGCCATAACGCAACGTGAACTATTCATGCAAAtggcaaatgaaatgaaatcaatatgctagctctcagcttagccttttgttaacaacactgtcatctcagattttcaaaatatgcttctcaaccatagaaaactagcatttagcatttagcgttagcatttagcatttagcagtagcaggcaacattttcacaaaaaccagcaaaaacattcaataaatcatttacctttgaagaacttcggatgttttcaatgaggagactctcagttagatagcaaatgttcagttttcctgaaagattagttgtgcaggagaaatcgggccgttttctgcgtcatgtttggctaccaaaaaaaacgaaaattcattcatccaaacgccaaactttcttccacattaactccataatatcgactgaaacatggtaaacgttgtttagaatcaatccctcagatgtttttcacatatctctacatgatatatcattcctggaagtctcctctctctgtctcaatcacatggatgaatgcgagcagctaggagattacgcaacaatttcaacaaaggacaccgggcggacccctggtaaatgtagtctcttatggccaatcttccaatgatatgcctacaaatacgtcacaatgctgcagacaacttggagaaatgatagaaagggcaggctaattcgtggcgctttcacagccatataaggagacaatgaaaaacagagcctcaaaaatcctgctcatttcctgtttgaagtttcatcttggtttcgcctgttgcatcAGTTCTAGgacactcacagataatatctttgcagttttggaaacgtcagtgttttctttccaaagctgccaattatatgcatagtcgagcatcttttcgtgacaaaatattgcgcttaaaacgggcacgttttttttttatccaataatgacatagcgcccccataggttgaagaggttaacttcctgactgatgtcttgagatgttgcttcaatatatccacataattttcctacctcatgatgtcatctgttttgtgaagtgcaccagtcccacctgtagcaaagcacccccacaacatgatgctgccaccccttgcttcacggttgggatggtgttcttcggcttgcaagcctccagcttttccctccaaacataacgatggtcaacatagccaaacaattctattttcattagaccagaggatatttcttcaaaaatacaatctttgtccacatgtgcagttgcaaaccgtagtctgactttttatggcggttttggagcagtggcttcttccttgctgagcagcctttcaggttatgtcgaaataGGACTCGTTTACTGTGAATattagatacatttgtacctgtttccttcctcCTTTTTTGTTTGAAATTGTAATATTAATTTCCTCACTTCACTAACACGACTCACTGCACTGAATTACTGATATTTTCAAATATTTTAAGTAGACAATAAACCATGGATTACCTATTCCCTTATTTTGAAATATCTACTGCCTTTTTggacaaaaataaaaaaatattggcCTTTAGTCCAGTGCCCCATAAACCC
The Oncorhynchus gorbuscha isolate QuinsamMale2020 ecotype Even-year unplaced genomic scaffold, OgorEven_v1.0 Un_scaffold_4256, whole genome shotgun sequence genome window above contains:
- the LOC124028479 gene encoding extensin-1-like; the protein is SSSTSSPPVPPVPRSSDPPVLRYFQSPSPLILQSSRTSSPPVLQYLRSPSPPVLQSFSPPVLQSSVPPVLQPPGLTVPPVPQSSGPPVLRYFQSPSPLILQSSRTSSPPVLPYLQSSSTPSPPVPPVLQFPGPPVLRSPSPPVPPVLQFPQSSRPPVLQYLRSPSPLVPQSSGTSSPLILQSSSPLYSHTSSPPVLPVPPVPRSSDPRSLWFVLWSPVPVLQYLQSPVVLQSPGPQYLRSPSP